A region of Mesoplodon densirostris isolate mMesDen1 chromosome 11, mMesDen1 primary haplotype, whole genome shotgun sequence DNA encodes the following proteins:
- the LGALS1 gene encoding galectin-1, producing MACGLVASNLNLKAGECLRVRGEVPPDAKSFVLNLGKDGNNLCLHFNPRFNAHGDTNTIVCNSKDGGAWGAEQRESVFPFQPGSVVEVCVSFDQADLTIQLPGGYDFKFPNRLNLEAINYLAADGDFKIKCVAFE from the exons ATGGCTTGT GGTCTGGTCGCCAGCAACCTGAATCTCAAAGCTGGGGAGTGCCTCAGAGTGCGGGGCGAGGTGCCCCCGGACGCCAAGAG CTTCGTGCTGAACCTGGGCAAAGATGGCAACAACCTGTGCCTGCACTTCAACCCCCGCTTCAACGCGCACGGGGACACCAACACCATCGTGTGTAACAGCAAGGATGGCGGGGCCTGGGGGGCTGAGCAGCGGGAGTCCGTCTTCCCCTTCCAGCCTGGAAGTGTTGTGGAg gTGTGCGTCTCCTTCGATCAGGCAGACCTAACCATCCAGCTGCCTGGTGGATACGACTTCAAGTTCCCCAACCGCCTCAACCTGGAGGCCATCAACTACCTGGCAGCTGATGGCGACTTCAAGATCAAGTGCGTGGCCTTTGAGTGA